The Pleuronectes platessa chromosome 23, fPlePla1.1, whole genome shotgun sequence genome contains a region encoding:
- the LOC128430677 gene encoding NACHT and WD repeat domain-containing protein 2 yields the protein MKRMNPRWKSPPMWPSGVGSRQPCPRESALRRAAVSGNINALPPHHVPTGRSVRVFICANPDDTEAERNALKEHVYPKLRDFCRENYGIEFQVVDLYWGVDPEEWDSPDLQRLRMKLLEECLQTSAGPCFVGLVGEKYGSIRVPGEVESAEFEMILDAAVEAGLDTHILEEWYCRDENSVPPAYYLKPKAQMLKNYQNSMESSSAAKTKNDKAWRNVSEEIKRIFRTSVLQLQEKGTMKSPQAKKFLCSALEDELDFALGKQTPAFLRKCVCYIRKISNFDRFAKIPDMTRYMDIVVSADRVMRNQESYERLLKVRDEFIPTVVAASNLRVYSSVTHCDMKLGYSQEVESHYVEGLCKQFYEDMVDIIQATVQQNFDTETDPLYDEILQHLSLCKNYAAHYEYKAETLDYVQEYVLPSKGSRMSPLVVYGGPCTGKTLLLSEVAKEAYTWLQKEMGPETDPVVVVRFIGSSLLSTDLRTLLQSICEQIAINYRCLIHFLPNKIQEMRELLINLLGESSFHRPLVIVLDALEQLSEADEARKLWWLPIHLPRTVRIVVSTLPNKHGILQKLRHLIHDEGYYVELIQRDRKICSQTLKQQLLGVKRKVTSGQQIYVNEALAKCTLPMFVNLIYREVVHWRSHKDVDDKSLCSTVHESIEQLFYSVENKLGQRFVFRALGYITMAKAGLTEVELEDILSLDNIVLGDVIVATYLKNPLRISYDLVARLKEELEGYLVERQVRNVTLMVWANRHLHLIAQKLYLSNEEDVHQMHSLLAEYFLGAWSGGRKKIFTYDNNHFTSLNISHHKNPHQQSHEKTSSDKYSYDRQTPEQPWVFQCNLLEPDIFFVNHRKMTELVYHLTRSGRTDDLMFGVIMNFSWLYTMIKIGQFDKALTDIDLAYSYTQEKELKFLATTLRSIKVKVLKNPASLSAELQQRLLPVVTSLPKLRHLLLECDKDGPKYCSIVPLHSSMDVTYSPERLPLCSSYMQIVEILPTLAPNIVLVALEDGSVSTWDVESRQLLRQIDTAKSVVLGIRLTTDEKYLVVATTKNTLLIYDNHKSCLLSEVEIKGSKHGGVAGGVAFINGFTLSTHHALAWLEASKDVNVIDLLYGWPLYQFHCWYEVTCVQCSPDGMYAFCGQYLNTASVFHLGNGDKLATVTSEFSGGFVKSILVLDTLNQMVMIDNEGSLSVWNTKEITNPRLMEDYDCRGDDSEVVGIELSEDQRSILICKATSIEVLDTKVWKMVEKFKAKRTERFVAAVLSKNGQSIVASMENTSSIFVWRRDSGQCMASLIEISGNIVKLIKSAHHNLLLSVASSGVLSVWDIDIITAMSNIDKTGKKIQTLLLSGREDYLFTMDGSEAVHKWNFSTGFIETIFKHEGIVENCVLTSSGDLMVTSDDKCSQYIWQTVTGENIFRINGQRISQLLITHNDQFVVSLCEQNASRVWRLGTGHKVCNILVTLQHALVTTANTFLVGSSKNKLLAVSLWSGSVSKKFVCDDGITIVNFKLIPDCPDCAVFITSTETVFIWNVADESVCRRVQLPPNFLKNLEDFQISPNGKLGIVSKGDENINVLDLHSGKLRLVHAAGIIWRQKLSRDGRYLVYVCFRTCDEDDDAGVVSNLIVMRLADGKSIGTCSLYKTPTFLSLCQRALNIIIGFEDGSIGTYTVVDRVDAALKIKIATSNSRQIVNNASQKVRPKCGNHSFKTVADCVWRESTEVFSRDSPINVSDSGEVESTTPTKKTELLQ from the exons gGTCTGGTGGGAGAGAAGTACGGCAGCATCCGGGTGCCGGGCGAAGTGGAGTCGGCCGAGTTCGAGATGATCCTGGACGCGGCGGTGGAGGCCGGGCTGGACACACACATCTTGGAGGAGTGGTACTGCAGGGATGAAAACTCTGTGCCACCCGCATACTACCTCAAACCCAAAGCCCAAATGCTCAAGAACTACCAGAACTCG ATGGAGTCGAGCAGCGCGGCCAAGACCAAGAACGACAAGGCCTGGAGGAACGTGTCGGAGGAGATCAAGAGGATCTTCAGGACGTCCGTGCTGCAGCTCCAGGAGAAGGGGACCATGAAGAGCCCTCAGGCCAAGAAGTTCCTTTGCTCTG CCTTAGAGGATGAACTGGACTTTGCCCTCGGGAAACAAACTCCTGCCTTTCTCAGGAAATGCGTCTGCTACATCCGCAAGATCTCCAACTTCGACCGCTTCGCCAAGATCCCCGACATGACCCGCTACATGGACATCGTGGTCAGCGCCGACCGCGTCATGCGCAACCAGGAGTCCTACGAGCGCCTCCTCAAGGTGCGGGACGAGTTCATCCCCACGGTGGTCGCCGCCTCCAACCTCCGCGTCTACTCCTCGGTCACGCACTGCGACATGAAGCTGGGCTACTCGCAGGAGGTGGAGAGCCACTACGTGGAGGGCCTGTGCAAGCAGTTCTACGAGGACATGGTGGACATCATCCAGGCCACGGTGCAGCAGAACTTCGACACGGAGACCGACCCGCTGTACGACGAGATCCTGCAGCACCTGTCGCTCTGCAAGAACTACGCCGCGCACTACGAGTACAAGGCCGAGACGCTGGATTACGTGCAGGAGTACGTGCTGCCGTCCAAGGGGAGCAGAATGAGCCCCCTGGTGGTGTACGGAGGGCCGTGCACCGGGAAGACGCTGCTGTTGTCCGAGGTGGCCAAAGAG GCCTACACGTGGCTGCAGAAAGAGATGGGCCCCGAAACCGACCCGGTGGTTGTCGTCCGTTTCATCGGCTCCAGCCTGCTCTCCACAGACCTGCGCACCCTCCTCCAGAGCATATGTGAACAGATTGCAATCAACTACCGCTGCCTGATTCACTTTTTGCCTAACAAGATCCAGGAGATGAGGGAGCTCCTGATCAACCTGCTTGGGGAGTCCTCGTTCCACCGGCCCTTGGTCATCGTCCTGGACGCCCTGGAGCAGCTCTCAGAAGCAGACGAAGCTCGCAAGCTGTGGTGGCTCCCCATCCACCTGCCTCGGACCGTCCGCATTGTTGTCTCCACGCTGCCCAACAAACACGGAATCCTGCAGAAGCTCCGACACCTCATCCATGACGAGGGGTATTACGTGGAGTTAATCCAGAGAGACCGCAAGATTTGCAGCCAAACTCTAAAGCAGCAGTTGCTGGGGGTGAAGAGGAAAGTCACCTCAGGCCAACAGATCTATGTCAATGAGGCCCTCGCCAAGTGTACGTTACCCATGTTTGTCAACCTCATCTACAGAGAGGTAGTTCACTGGAGGTCTCACAAAGACGTGGATGATAAGTCCTTGTGCTCCACAGTGCATGAGAGCATAGAGCAGCTCTTCTACTCAGTGGAGAACAAGCTGGGCCAGCGCTTCGTCTTCAGAGCATTGGGGTACATCACCATGGCCAAGGCTGGACTTACTGAGGTGGAGCTAGAGGATATTCTCTCTCTGGATAACATTGTTCTCGGTGATGTTATTGTAGCAACTTACCTCAAAAACCCTTTGAGGATCTCCTACGACTTGGTTGCGAGGCtcaaggaggagctggagggatATCTGGTGGAACGTCAAGTTCGTAACGTCACCCTGATGGTCTGGGCCAACAGGCACCTGCATCTCATTGCCCAGAAGCTGTATCTGAGCAATGAGGAGGATGTCCATCAAATGCACAGCCTCTTAGCGGAGTACTTCCTGGGGGCCTGGTCAGGAGGCCGGAAGAAGATCTTCACTTATGATAACAACCATTTCACTTCACTCAACATATCTCATCACAAGAACCCCCATCAACAGTCCCATGAAAAGACATCATCTGATAAGTACTCCTATGACCGGCAAACCCCTGAGCAGCCTTGGGTGTTCCAGTGCAACCTTTTGGAGCCCGACATCTTTTTTGTCAACCACAGAAAGATGACGGAGCTGGTTTACCACCTCACCAGGAGTGGGCGCACCGACGACCTCATGTTTGGTGTCATCATGAACTTCAGTTGGCTCTACACAATGATCAAGATTGGCCAGTTTGATAAGGCTTTAACTGACATTGACCTGGCGTACAGCTACACCCAAGAGAAAGAGCTGAAGTTCTTGGCCACCACTTTACGTAGCATCAAGGTTAAAGTTCTGAAGAATCCGGCGTCACTATCTGCAGAACTGCAGCAACGCCTCCTGCCGGTAGTCACCTCCCTCCCCAAACTCAGACACCTTCTCTTGGAGTGTGACAAAGATGGTCCAAAGTACTGCTCCATAGTGCCTCTCCACTCCTCTATGGACGTCACCTACAGTCCAGAGAGGCTTCCTCTGTGCTCTAGCTACATGCAGATTGTGGAGATCTTGCCCACTCTCGCTCCAAACATAGTCCTCGTAGCCCTGGAAGACGGGTCTGTCAGTACCTGGGATGTCGAGAGCAGACAGCTCCTGCGACAGATCGACACAGCCAAATCTGTCGTGCTGGGAATCAGGTTAACCACTGACGAAAAGTATCTGGTTGTGGCCACAACCAAAAACACGCTGCTTATCTACGATAATCACAAGTCCTGCCTTTTATCTGAGGTCGAAATCAAGGGGTCCAAGCATGGTGGCGTTGCTGGTGGGGTTGCCTTCATCAATGGTTTTACCTTGTCCACCCATCATGCTTTGGCCTGGCTTGAGGCCAGTAAAGACGTGAACGTCATCGACCTGCTCTACGGCTGGCCTCTCTACCAGTTCCACTGCTGGTACGAGGTGACGTGTGTCCAGTGCTCTCCAGATGGAATGTATGCCTTCTGTGGCCAGTACCTCAACACTGCATCCGTCTTTCATCTAGGAAATGGGGACAAGCTggccactgtgacctctgaGTTTTCTGGGGGGTTCGTCAAATCCATCCTGGTCCTGGACACCCTGAACCAAATGGTGATGATTGACAACGAAGGCAGTTTGTCAGTATGGAACACCAAAGAGATCACCAACCCACGGCTGATGGAGGATTACGACTGTAGAGGGGATGACAGTGAAGTGGTGGGTATTGAGTTATCAGAGGACCAGCGCTCCATCCTCATTTGTAAGGCCACAAGTATTGAAGTACTCGACACTAAAGTATGGAAAATGGTAGAGAAGTTCAAAGCCAAACGTACTGAACGCTTTGTCGCTGCTGTCCTCTCCAAGAACGGACAAAGTATTGTGGCGTCGATGGAGaacacctcctccatcttcgTCTGGAGGAGGGACAGTGGACAGTGCATGGCAAGCCTGATAGAGATCTCAGGGAATATTGTCAAACTCATTAAATCAGCTCACCACAACTTGCTGCTCTCTGTGGCGAGTAGTGGAGTGCTCTCCGTCTGGGACATTGACATTATCACCGCCATGTCTAATATTGACAAAACAGGCAAGAAGATTCAGACCTTGCTGCTGTCCGGCAGAGAGGATTATTTGTTTACCATGGATGGCTCGGAAGCCGTCCACAAGTGGAACTTCAGCACAGGCTTCATTGAGACCATCTTCAAGCACGAGGGTATAGTGGAGAACTGTGTCCTCACGTCCTCAGGGGATCTCATGGTGACTTCAGATGACAAGTGCAGCCAGTACATTTGGCAAACCGTCACCGGAGAAAACATCTTCCGCATCAACGGGCAGAGAATATCGCAGCTGCTCATCACCCACAATGACCAGTTTGTGGTGTCACTCTGTGAGCAGAACGCCTCCAGAGTGTGGAGGCTTGGAACCGGTCACAAAGTGTGCAACATCTTAGTCACGCTCCAACATGCACTGGTCACCACAGCAAACACGTTCCTTGTGGGATCTTCCAAAAACAAACTCCTTGCTGTCAGCCTGTGGTCGGGGAGCGTATCCAAGAAGTTTGTGTGCGATGATGGTATTACCATCGTCAACTTCAAACTGATCCCAGACTGCCCCGACTGTGCCGTGTTCATCACATCCACAGAGACCGTCTTCATCTGGAATGTGGCGGATGAGTCGGTTTGCAGGCGAGTCCAACTGCCACCCAACTTCCTCAAAAATCTGGAGGACTTCCAAATCTCACCCAATGGGAAACTGGGAATCGTCTCCAAGGGGGATGAGAATATTAACGTCCTGGATCTCCACAGTGGGAAGCTGAGGCTTGTCCACGCTGCCGGTATAATCTGGCGTCAGAAATTATCCAGAGACGGACGTTATCTTGTGTACGTCTGTTTCCGGACCTGCGATGAAGACGACGATGCCGGTGTTGTGTCCAATCTGATCGTGATGCGCCTTGCTGATGGTAAGAGTATCGGTACATGCTCGCTTTACAAAACTCCCACCTTCCTGTCCCTCTGCCAGCGGGCGCTAAACATCATCATTGGCTTCGAAGACGGCAGCATCGGCACCTACACCGTAGTGGACCGTGTGGATGCCGCCCTCAAGATCAAGATAGCCACCTCCAACAGCCGACAGATTGTCAACAATGCCTCGCAGAAGGTGCGGCCCAAATGTGGCAACCATTCCTTCAAGACCGTAGCCGACTGCGTTTGGAGGGAGTCGACGGAGGTCTTCTCCAGGGACAGTCCCATCAACGTGTCCGACTCCGGGGAAGTGGAGTCGACGACGCCTACAAAAAAGACTGAACTGCTGCAGTGA